Proteins found in one Holophagales bacterium genomic segment:
- a CDS encoding sodium:solute symporter, translated as MSGFSALDWAVVVLYMGGIAAFGLAKGGKQASAKDYFLSEKKIGWWAVTASIVATETSALTFISVPGMAFKGAWGFLELSFGYLLGRIVISWLLLPRYFEGELTTSYALLERTFGVGVRRMASGTFILTRIFADGVRLYATAIPLVIIFRGYNLFAGVSDPMLYVGAILLTAAVTVIYVQVGGVRAVIWTDVIQLGVYILGGAIAIFVLVPKIPELGAKLAAAAASGKLTVFQTDGSFLTSPYHVLTAILGGAVLSMASHGTDYIIVQRLFATESLRDGRRALVASGVAVILQFTLFLAVGTLLFLYYGDLPLKGDAVFPKFIVEQVPSGLSGLIIAGLLAAAMSTISGSISSISSSTVFDLYASTKRGRAATEEHKLRLSRRVSFGWAILLTGAALIFIGTGQAVVELALSIASFTYGGFLGLFFLAVRGKTTSRSAAIGFLTGVGAMVFVVLGTKLAWPLYTLTGSLVTVAVAWTASAVEGRARPA; from the coding sequence ATGAGCGGCTTTTCCGCGCTCGACTGGGCCGTCGTCGTCCTGTACATGGGCGGCATCGCGGCCTTTGGCCTCGCCAAGGGGGGGAAGCAGGCCTCCGCGAAGGACTACTTCCTGTCGGAAAAGAAGATCGGCTGGTGGGCGGTCACCGCCTCGATCGTCGCGACGGAGACCTCGGCGCTCACCTTCATCTCGGTGCCCGGGATGGCCTTCAAGGGAGCCTGGGGTTTCCTCGAGCTCTCCTTCGGCTACCTCCTCGGGCGGATCGTCATCTCGTGGCTCCTCCTGCCGCGCTACTTCGAGGGCGAGCTGACGACCTCGTACGCCCTCCTCGAGCGGACGTTCGGGGTGGGCGTCCGGAGGATGGCCTCCGGGACCTTCATCCTGACCCGGATCTTTGCGGACGGCGTGCGGCTCTACGCCACGGCGATCCCGCTCGTCATCATCTTCCGCGGCTACAACCTCTTCGCCGGGGTCTCGGACCCGATGCTGTACGTCGGCGCGATCCTCCTCACCGCGGCCGTCACCGTGATCTACGTCCAGGTGGGCGGCGTCAGGGCCGTCATCTGGACCGACGTCATCCAGCTCGGGGTCTACATCCTCGGGGGAGCCATCGCCATCTTCGTCCTCGTTCCGAAGATCCCGGAGCTCGGGGCGAAGCTGGCTGCCGCGGCCGCCTCCGGAAAGCTCACGGTCTTCCAGACCGACGGGAGCTTCCTCACGTCGCCGTACCACGTCCTGACGGCGATCCTCGGCGGAGCCGTCCTCTCGATGGCCTCCCACGGTACCGACTACATCATCGTCCAGCGCCTCTTCGCGACGGAGAGCCTGCGCGACGGCCGGCGCGCCCTCGTCGCGAGCGGAGTGGCCGTCATCCTCCAGTTCACGCTCTTCCTCGCCGTCGGGACGCTCCTCTTCCTCTACTACGGCGACCTCCCGCTCAAGGGCGACGCCGTCTTCCCGAAGTTCATCGTCGAGCAGGTCCCGTCCGGCCTCTCTGGCCTCATCATCGCGGGCCTCCTCGCCGCGGCGATGTCGACGATCTCGGGCTCGATCAGCTCGATCTCGAGCTCCACCGTCTTCGACCTCTACGCCTCGACGAAGCGGGGACGGGCCGCGACCGAGGAGCACAAGCTCCGTCTCTCGCGGCGTGTCAGCTTCGGCTGGGCGATCCTGCTGACCGGAGCGGCGCTCATCTTCATCGGGACCGGGCAGGCCGTCGTGGAGCTGGCGCTGAGCATCGCGTCGTTCACCTACGGCGGCTTCCTCGGACTCTTCTTCCTCGCGGTCCGCGGGAAGACGACCTCACGGTCCGCCGCGATCGGCTTCCTCACGGGCGTCGGCGCGATGGTCTTCGTCGTCCTCGGAACGAAGCTCGCCTGGCCTCTCTACACGCTCACCGGGAGCCTCGTGACGGTGGCCGTGGCCTGGACCGCATCGGCGGTGGAGGGGCGCGCCCGGCCCGCCTGA
- the moaA gene encoding GTP 3',8-cyclase MoaA, which produces MHRAAGAATLRVSVTDRCNLRCAYCMPEAGVPLLPRGEIPSLSELASAVAWLASRYGVDRIKVTGGEPLVRGGVPAFVAKVAAIPGVREVSMTTNGTRLAPAARELAAAGLARVNVSLDTLDPARFRELTRGGRVEEVLEGIDAALEAGLVPLKINSVLRGSSFREDVPGLLALAAAKGVEIRFIELMHTGTEAAWAIAERVTGAAVREWLAAEGARITPLPARPNAPARRTAIAWRGLEVEAGWIDPVSHSFCDDCDRLRLDARGRLRRCLMDDMAFPLVDLLRRGELAEAEVEDAARDYVAGKQPPIAMTIGSTMASIGG; this is translated from the coding sequence ATGCACCGCGCCGCCGGAGCCGCGACCCTGCGCGTCTCCGTGACCGACCGCTGCAACCTCCGCTGCGCCTACTGCATGCCGGAGGCGGGGGTCCCGCTCCTTCCGCGCGGCGAGATCCCGTCGCTGTCGGAGCTGGCCTCGGCAGTCGCGTGGCTCGCGTCGAGGTACGGCGTGGACCGGATCAAGGTGACGGGGGGCGAGCCGCTGGTTCGAGGCGGCGTACCGGCTTTCGTCGCGAAGGTCGCCGCGATCCCGGGGGTCCGCGAGGTCTCCATGACGACGAACGGGACGCGCCTCGCCCCGGCGGCCCGCGAGCTCGCCGCGGCCGGCCTCGCGCGCGTCAACGTCTCCCTCGACACGCTCGACCCCGCCCGCTTCCGCGAGCTGACCCGGGGCGGCCGCGTCGAGGAGGTCCTCGAGGGAATCGACGCCGCCCTCGAGGCGGGCCTCGTGCCCCTGAAGATCAACTCCGTCCTGCGTGGCAGCTCCTTCCGGGAGGACGTCCCCGGCCTCCTCGCCCTCGCCGCCGCGAAGGGCGTCGAGATCCGCTTCATCGAGCTGATGCACACCGGCACCGAGGCCGCCTGGGCGATCGCCGAGCGGGTCACCGGCGCCGCGGTGCGCGAGTGGCTCGCGGCCGAGGGGGCGCGGATCACCCCCCTTCCCGCGCGCCCCAACGCGCCGGCCCGGCGGACCGCGATCGCCTGGAGGGGGCTCGAGGTCGAGGCCGGCTGGATCGACCCCGTCAGCCACTCCTTCTGCGACGACTGCGACCGCCTGCGGCTCGACGCACGCGGGCGCCTGCGCCGCTGCCTCATGGACGACATGGCCTTCCCGCTCGTCGACCTTCTCCGGAGGGGCGAGCTTGCGGAGGCCGAGGTGGAGGATGCAGCAAGGGACTACGTCGCAGGCAAGCAGCCTCCGATCGCCATGACCATCGGTTCCACGATGGCGTCCATCGGCGGCTGA
- a CDS encoding DUF190 domain-containing protein, whose protein sequence is MTLPEDGALLRIFVGESDRHEGKLLYEWLVLKARARGLAGATVLRGVMGFGAHSRLHTFKIERLSEDLPVIVEIVDVREKLEAFLEEIEGHVPEGLATLEKAFVRFYRGGKPPAR, encoded by the coding sequence ATGACCCTCCCCGAAGACGGCGCCCTCCTCCGGATCTTCGTCGGCGAGAGCGATCGCCACGAGGGTAAGCTCCTGTACGAGTGGCTCGTCCTGAAGGCGAGGGCGAGGGGGCTTGCGGGAGCGACGGTCCTGCGCGGGGTCATGGGCTTCGGCGCGCACAGCCGGCTACACACCTTCAAGATCGAGCGGCTCTCGGAAGACCTGCCCGTCATCGTCGAGATCGTCGACGTCCGCGAGAAGCTGGAAGCCTTTCTCGAGGAGATCGAGGGGCATGTCCCCGAGGGGCTCGCGACGCTGGAGAAGGCGTTCGTCCGCTTCTACCGCGGGGGGAAGCCGCCGGCACGATGA
- a CDS encoding TolC family protein — MRTTWILLACCGLAARASAVSAPLDLGSVKAAAFEDAGVARLRADLAERRRQLAAAGSFAREGPLVGVEAGPRRLENDGTKADLSVEADVPIRLRGGARAAAAVRLDEAAPVLLAAADAEAARRLAEAYADAWLAASRVEALAGQRTLLEGWRDAARKRVEAGADAPFQAALVEADLLRSRGELDRARREAAEAWGALRALADLPEAPQELASPAIPAWPGANEAKARFEAGVARASVDARLALDLAFGSLESSDRLERWSLLGSVAKEGADSVARAGLAYRFPLPGERTSGDEASKFFQLARRREADAERRLLEARLAGALERAREFGALPDGRAFEEALAAVNLRVLEGKDSPSDAVLSRRQLLDGRLGALERLRDASLLSAELDALTKGMTP; from the coding sequence ATGAGAACCACGTGGATCCTGCTCGCCTGCTGCGGCCTGGCCGCCCGCGCGTCGGCCGTCTCTGCGCCGCTCGACCTCGGGAGCGTGAAGGCGGCGGCCTTTGAAGACGCAGGCGTTGCGCGGCTGCGGGCCGACCTCGCCGAGCGCCGCCGTCAGCTGGCCGCGGCCGGGAGCTTCGCCCGCGAGGGTCCTCTGGTCGGCGTCGAGGCCGGACCGCGCCGCCTCGAGAACGACGGGACGAAAGCGGACCTCTCGGTCGAGGCCGACGTTCCGATCCGGCTGAGGGGCGGCGCCCGGGCGGCGGCCGCGGTGCGCCTCGACGAGGCCGCGCCGGTCCTACTCGCGGCGGCCGACGCCGAAGCCGCGCGTCGCCTCGCGGAGGCGTATGCGGATGCGTGGCTCGCCGCGAGCCGGGTCGAAGCGCTCGCCGGGCAGCGGACGCTCCTCGAAGGGTGGCGCGACGCCGCACGAAAGAGGGTGGAGGCTGGCGCGGATGCGCCGTTCCAGGCGGCCCTCGTGGAAGCGGACCTCCTGCGCTCCCGTGGCGAGCTCGACCGGGCGCGGCGCGAGGCGGCGGAGGCGTGGGGGGCGCTGCGGGCCCTCGCCGACCTCCCCGAGGCGCCGCAGGAGCTCGCGAGCCCTGCGATCCCGGCGTGGCCGGGGGCGAACGAGGCGAAAGCCCGGTTCGAGGCCGGCGTCGCGAGGGCGTCGGTCGACGCGCGTCTCGCGCTCGACCTCGCGTTCGGCTCGCTCGAGAGCTCGGATCGCCTCGAGAGGTGGAGCCTCCTCGGCTCGGTGGCGAAGGAGGGGGCGGACTCCGTGGCCCGGGCCGGGCTGGCGTACCGGTTCCCGCTCCCGGGCGAGCGGACCTCGGGCGACGAGGCCTCGAAGTTCTTCCAGCTGGCCCGCCGCCGCGAGGCCGACGCCGAGCGGCGCCTCCTCGAGGCGCGCCTGGCCGGGGCCCTCGAGAGGGCCCGTGAATTCGGAGCGCTACCGGACGGACGCGCGTTCGAGGAGGCCCTCGCCGCCGTGAACCTCAGGGTCCTGGAAGGGAAGGACAGCCCCTCGGACGCCGTCCTCTCCCGCCGACAGCTCCTCGACGGGCGCCTCGGGGCCCTCGAGAGGCTGAGGGACGCCTCCCTCCTCTCCGCCGAGCTGGATGCGCTGACGAAAGGAATGACGCCGTGA
- a CDS encoding efflux RND transporter permease subunit encodes MVRHRGEPRRRPGSGPPPAGRDAARGRDARRGRGRARGARIPPRSRAPPGARGRLFARHQAAGGRHDRRLARREGDARRPPGRVAGGDGPDAHVRPGRARDGRAQRRHEGAPPGGLLRRGGPRPPPRELPRRARRPLRPPARHPGRGDPARGRRARSERDDARRPRHRRRPPRRRLGHHGREPPPPAPRLRDGASRRGVIARAAAEVGVPIVTAVAVILAVFVPLLSLGGLAGRLYAPLAVAVASAMTISLVLSFTLVPVLVERLVPPGASLAEPRVVAAIKGVYRPALEWALRHGLLVRIVALGLTVPSVWLALRLGSDFLPSLDERALMLQSKLPSETSLGAVDEANFRLEARLMQIPGVATVYRRTGRGEVAEDPMPHTLSDVLVVLERGADTKAVERIVAGRVEDLPFPVEITTPMQMRIAEGIGGTPADVQVKLFHPDLGLLEAALPRLQERLSRLPGVASVSPDTGGPLPRWNVVPDDDALRRLGVPRRLVAQTLAAALQGVEAGVRHDGPQRIERVVRFPNDGRTSPEILRRLPVVVEGGRVFELGQLAVFSEESTPSVLRRESGQRRLALNVRAGGDLGGTARRVAEAVGKADLPKGTIVRYGGKIEEARETQRRLAVAIAVALALVVGLLYLALGRLREVLVVLATLPDAFAGGLLALWLAGETWNISSIVGVIGLFGVAVQNSLVLITQTKSLVAGGVPFLAALREASLGRVRPKLMTAGAAILGLLPMLFGIAGSELERPLAIVMVGGLVTSTLFTLLALPSFYAWVGRPVEERV; translated from the coding sequence GTGGTTCGTCACCGTGGGGAGCCTCGCCGCCGGCCCGGAAGCGGTCCGCCGCCTGCCGGTCGCGACGCCGCACGGGGTCGTGACGCTCGGCGAGGTCGCGGACGTGCGCGAGGGGCCCGCATTCCGCCGCGGTCTCGCGCGCCACCAGGGGCACGAGGACGTCTCTTTGCGCGTCATCAAGCAGCCGGGGGCCGACACGATCGCCGTCTCGCGCGACGTGAAGGAGATGCTCGACGACCTCCGGGCCGGGTTGCCGGCGGGGATGGTCCTGACGCTCATGTACGACCAGGGCGAGCTCGTGACGGACGCGCTCAACGGCGTCACGAAGGCGCTCCTCCTGGGGGCCTTCTTCGTCGCGGCGGTCCTCGTCCTCCTCCTCGGGAACTTCCGCGGCGCGCTCGTCGTCCTCTCCGTCCTCCCGCTCGCCACCCTGGGCGCGGCGATCCCGCTCGCGGCCGCCGGGCTCGGTCTGAACGCGATGACGCTCGGCGGCCTCGCCATCGCCGTCGGCCTCCTCGTCGACGCCTCGGTCATCATGGTCGAGAACCTCCTCCACCGGCTCCGCGACTGCGGGACGGAGCCTCGCGCCGCGGCGTCATCGCCCGGGCGGCCGCGGAGGTGGGGGTGCCGATCGTCACGGCGGTGGCGGTCATCCTCGCGGTCTTCGTGCCGCTCCTTTCGCTCGGCGGCCTCGCGGGGCGCCTCTACGCGCCGCTCGCCGTGGCGGTCGCGTCGGCCATGACGATCAGCCTCGTCCTCAGCTTCACGCTCGTCCCGGTCCTCGTCGAGAGGCTCGTCCCCCCGGGAGCCTCCCTCGCCGAGCCGCGCGTCGTGGCGGCGATCAAGGGCGTCTACCGCCCCGCCCTGGAGTGGGCGCTTCGGCACGGTCTCCTCGTGAGGATCGTGGCCCTCGGCCTCACCGTCCCGAGCGTCTGGCTCGCGCTGCGGCTCGGGTCCGACTTCCTGCCGTCCCTCGACGAGCGGGCCCTGATGCTCCAGTCGAAGCTCCCGTCGGAAACGAGCCTCGGGGCCGTGGACGAGGCCAATTTCCGGCTCGAGGCGCGGCTGATGCAGATCCCCGGGGTCGCGACGGTCTACCGGCGGACGGGCCGGGGAGAGGTGGCCGAGGACCCGATGCCGCACACGCTGAGCGACGTCCTCGTCGTCCTCGAACGGGGGGCCGACACGAAGGCGGTCGAGCGGATCGTGGCCGGACGCGTGGAGGACCTCCCGTTCCCGGTGGAGATCACGACCCCGATGCAGATGCGCATCGCGGAGGGGATCGGCGGCACGCCGGCCGACGTCCAGGTGAAGCTCTTCCACCCCGATCTCGGCCTCCTCGAGGCGGCCCTCCCGCGTCTGCAGGAGCGGCTCTCTCGCCTCCCGGGCGTCGCCTCCGTCAGTCCCGACACGGGCGGGCCCCTCCCGAGGTGGAACGTCGTCCCCGACGACGACGCCCTCCGCCGGCTCGGGGTGCCGAGACGGCTCGTGGCGCAGACGCTCGCCGCCGCGCTCCAGGGCGTGGAGGCGGGCGTGCGCCACGACGGCCCGCAGAGGATCGAGCGGGTCGTCCGCTTTCCGAACGACGGGCGGACGAGCCCGGAGATCCTGCGCCGGCTGCCCGTCGTCGTCGAAGGGGGGCGGGTCTTCGAGCTGGGCCAGCTGGCGGTCTTCTCGGAGGAGTCGACGCCGAGCGTCCTCCGGCGCGAATCAGGCCAGCGCCGCCTCGCCCTCAACGTCCGCGCCGGGGGCGACCTCGGCGGGACGGCGCGGCGCGTGGCAGAGGCGGTGGGGAAGGCGGATCTCCCGAAGGGGACGATCGTCAGGTACGGCGGGAAAATCGAGGAGGCGCGCGAGACGCAGCGGCGGCTCGCCGTCGCCATCGCGGTGGCGCTCGCGCTCGTCGTGGGCCTCCTCTACCTCGCGCTCGGGCGGCTCAGGGAGGTCCTCGTCGTCCTCGCGACGCTCCCCGACGCCTTCGCGGGCGGCCTCCTCGCCCTCTGGCTCGCGGGGGAGACCTGGAACATCAGCTCGATCGTCGGCGTCATTGGCCTCTTCGGAGTCGCCGTCCAGAACAGCCTCGTCCTCATCACGCAGACGAAGTCGCTCGTGGCGGGCGGCGTCCCGTTCCTCGCGGCGCTGCGCGAGGCGTCGCTCGGGCGCGTGCGGCCGAAGCTGATGACGGCCGGCGCGGCGATCCTGGGCCTCCTCCCGATGCTCTTCGGCATCGCGGGGAGCGAGCTGGAGCGGCCGCTGGCGATCGTCATGGTGGGAGGCCTCGTGACCTCCACCCTCTTCACGCTCCTCGCCCTTCCGAGCTTCTACGCGTGGGTGGGAAGGCCTGTGGAGGAGAGGGTGTGA
- a CDS encoding sodium:proton antiporter gives MTVPWYGLLPFVALLAAIATFPLMPATKHLWEKRRFQLLLALVLGVPMGVWVWSLGGRTEVIHALVEYGAFITLLFSLFVVSGGVFVAGDIRATPRNNTLFLAAGAVLASLIGTTGAAMLLVRPLLNTNRERKHKVHTVVFTILVVANCGGLLTPLGDPPLFLGLLRGVPFLWTLNLFPEWLFVNGMLLVAYYSVDNLAYRKEEMPDIVRDAIEVKPLAVHGKESIALLGVIVAAVALVPSVDLHAIHAGHAPWAAWVPFREIVLLTAAFLSFRLGDRKTRFVDNRFEWGPIQEVAALFIGIFLTMVPALAYLAQNAAALPLNRVTFFVFAGGLSSVLDNAPTYVTFFELAKALGGEPAVAGVREVFLVSISLGAVFCGAMTYIGNGPNFMVKAIAESDGVPMPSFGGYVARYALVYLAPILALMVGIFIVETPAIRIASGVLAALLAGWFVRTAVAARR, from the coding sequence ATGACGGTTCCCTGGTACGGCCTTCTCCCTTTCGTGGCGCTCCTCGCCGCGATCGCCACGTTTCCGCTCATGCCCGCGACGAAGCACCTCTGGGAGAAGAGGCGCTTCCAGCTCCTCCTGGCCCTCGTCCTCGGCGTGCCGATGGGGGTCTGGGTCTGGAGCCTCGGCGGCCGGACCGAGGTGATCCACGCGCTCGTCGAATACGGCGCGTTCATCACGCTCCTCTTCTCGCTCTTCGTCGTGAGCGGAGGCGTCTTCGTCGCCGGGGACATCCGGGCCACGCCCCGCAACAACACCCTCTTCCTCGCCGCGGGCGCCGTTCTCGCCTCGCTGATCGGCACGACCGGAGCCGCGATGCTCCTCGTGAGGCCGCTCCTGAACACGAACCGGGAACGGAAGCACAAGGTCCACACGGTCGTCTTCACGATCCTCGTCGTGGCGAACTGCGGCGGCCTCCTGACGCCGCTCGGGGACCCGCCGCTCTTCCTCGGCCTCCTCCGGGGCGTCCCGTTCCTCTGGACGCTGAACCTCTTCCCCGAGTGGCTCTTCGTGAACGGGATGCTGCTCGTTGCCTACTACTCGGTCGACAACCTCGCGTACCGCAAGGAAGAAATGCCCGACATCGTCCGCGACGCGATCGAGGTGAAGCCCCTCGCCGTTCACGGGAAGGAGAGCATCGCCCTCCTCGGGGTCATCGTCGCGGCGGTCGCGCTCGTTCCGTCCGTCGATCTCCACGCGATCCACGCGGGGCACGCCCCGTGGGCCGCCTGGGTCCCGTTCCGGGAGATCGTCCTGCTGACGGCCGCGTTCCTCTCCTTCCGCCTCGGGGACCGAAAGACGCGATTCGTGGACAACCGGTTCGAGTGGGGGCCGATCCAGGAAGTGGCGGCCCTCTTCATCGGGATCTTCCTGACCATGGTCCCGGCGCTGGCGTACCTCGCCCAGAACGCGGCGGCCCTTCCGTTGAACAGGGTGACGTTCTTCGTCTTCGCCGGGGGCCTCTCGTCCGTCCTCGACAACGCACCGACCTACGTGACGTTCTTCGAGCTGGCGAAGGCCCTCGGGGGAGAGCCGGCCGTGGCAGGGGTGAGGGAAGTCTTCCTCGTCTCGATCAGCCTCGGGGCGGTCTTCTGCGGCGCGATGACGTACATCGGGAACGGCCCGAATTTCATGGTCAAGGCGATCGCGGAGTCGGACGGCGTCCCGATGCCGAGCTTCGGCGGGTACGTGGCCCGTTACGCGCTCGTCTACCTCGCGCCGATCCTCGCCCTGATGGTCGGGATTTTCATCGTGGAGACGCCGGCGATCAGGATAGCGAGCGGGGTCCTGGCGGCTCTCCTCGCCGGGTGGTTCGTGCGGACGGCGGTGGCGGCGCGGCGCTGA
- the crcB gene encoding fluoride efflux transporter CrcB, with product MKSLALVFLGGGIGASLRHLLGGAVQAFSRSATFPWGTFAVNVTGCFVIGLLAQLSETRGVPSGQTRTFLFVGVLGGYTTFSSFGNETLNLLRGGEALAAAANAGGQLVLGLLAVALGRVAAQLLWR from the coding sequence ATGAAGTCCCTCGCCCTCGTCTTCCTCGGTGGCGGGATCGGCGCCTCGCTCCGCCACCTCCTCGGGGGCGCGGTGCAGGCGTTCTCCAGGAGCGCGACGTTCCCGTGGGGAACCTTCGCGGTGAACGTCACGGGCTGCTTCGTGATCGGCCTCCTCGCGCAGCTCTCCGAGACGCGGGGCGTGCCGTCCGGCCAGACCCGGACGTTCCTCTTCGTCGGTGTCCTCGGCGGCTACACGACCTTCTCCTCGTTCGGCAACGAAACGCTGAACCTCCTGCGCGGCGGCGAGGCACTGGCCGCCGCCGCGAACGCCGGGGGGCAGCTCGTGCTGGGCCTCCTCGCCGTCGCGCTCGGAAGGGTCGCGGCCCAGCTCCTCTGGAGGTGA
- a CDS encoding acetyl-CoA carboxylase biotin carboxyl carrier protein subunit, with product MKKLRITVSGKVYDVEVQVLQDDEAIGSPASLPYPGAAALPIPEAARPASVPAPASVPAGGMDPNTIASPLAGTVQKVFVTKGMPVEAKTPLVLLDAMKMDTYIYAPRTGTIAEVCVEVGAAVQVRDPLIRYVPEG from the coding sequence ATGAAGAAGCTCCGCATCACCGTCAGTGGCAAGGTCTACGACGTCGAGGTCCAGGTCCTCCAGGACGACGAGGCGATCGGCTCGCCGGCGAGCCTCCCGTACCCGGGGGCCGCCGCCCTTCCGATTCCGGAGGCCGCGCGGCCCGCCTCGGTCCCGGCTCCCGCTTCGGTTCCCGCCGGCGGCATGGACCCGAACACCATCGCCTCGCCGCTCGCCGGGACCGTCCAGAAGGTTTTCGTGACGAAGGGAATGCCGGTCGAGGCCAAGACGCCCCTCGTCCTCCTCGACGCCATGAAGATGGACACGTACATCTACGCCCCGCGCACCGGGACGATCGCGGAGGTCTGCGTGGAGGTGGGCGCGGCCGTCCAGGTCCGCGACCCCCTCATCCGCTACGTTCCGGAGGGGTGA
- a CDS encoding efflux RND transporter periplasmic adaptor subunit gives MKRLDGPVLVLLLVLLLALSAGCRPTTPEAPAGHDDHDHEGESAETAEGEAGAAIPLDGVRGLKLVEAPARRSEGAWFPGEAIGDENAQAILAAPVGGIVVAPLAAPQAPVPAGTPLVSLASPELADLRARWLTASARRLRAEADLGREERLAAGNATSARELELSRNEAAAARAEEDAARIGLEARGVSPGSIPGPFVVKAPARGSVVEWKVRVGQGVAAGEELGTFQSAGASLVLLELPLPGPEWALGDETDVRSSDGKRWRARVAGVPAVLGASTRRLSYRLRLAGGPLPIPGKPVEVRVPFASAVILPQNALQQVEGSWGVFVKEDGHAVFRPVKRGTELGGDVMVLDGVEPGQTVVTDGAYLLKAALLKRKSGGDAHDH, from the coding sequence GTGAAGCGACTCGACGGGCCCGTCCTCGTCCTTCTCCTTGTCCTTCTCTTGGCCCTCTCGGCCGGTTGCCGGCCGACGACCCCCGAAGCCCCCGCCGGGCATGACGACCACGACCACGAAGGAGAGTCGGCGGAGACCGCCGAAGGGGAAGCCGGCGCCGCCATTCCCCTCGACGGGGTTCGCGGCCTCAAGCTCGTCGAGGCGCCCGCGCGCCGCTCCGAAGGCGCCTGGTTCCCGGGCGAGGCGATCGGCGACGAGAACGCCCAGGCCATCCTCGCCGCACCGGTGGGGGGAATCGTCGTCGCGCCGCTCGCAGCGCCCCAGGCCCCCGTTCCCGCGGGGACGCCGCTCGTGAGCCTCGCGAGCCCGGAGCTGGCCGATCTTCGCGCGCGCTGGCTCACCGCCTCCGCGAGGCGCCTCAGGGCCGAGGCCGACCTCGGGCGCGAGGAGCGCCTCGCGGCCGGGAACGCGACGTCGGCGCGGGAGCTGGAGCTTTCGCGGAACGAGGCGGCGGCGGCGCGCGCGGAGGAAGACGCGGCGCGGATCGGGCTCGAGGCGCGCGGCGTCTCGCCCGGCTCGATTCCGGGGCCGTTCGTCGTGAAGGCCCCGGCCCGCGGCTCGGTCGTGGAGTGGAAGGTGCGCGTCGGGCAGGGGGTGGCGGCGGGGGAGGAGCTCGGGACGTTCCAGTCCGCCGGCGCGTCTCTCGTCCTCCTCGAGCTTCCGCTCCCCGGGCCGGAGTGGGCGCTCGGCGACGAGACGGACGTGCGCTCGTCGGACGGGAAGCGGTGGCGGGCCCGCGTCGCGGGCGTCCCCGCGGTCCTCGGCGCTTCGACGCGCCGCCTCTCCTACCGTCTCCGTCTCGCCGGGGGGCCGCTGCCGATCCCGGGCAAGCCGGTGGAGGTCCGCGTGCCGTTCGCGTCGGCCGTGATCCTTCCGCAGAACGCGCTCCAGCAGGTCGAGGGCTCCTGGGGGGTCTTCGTGAAGGAGGACGGGCATGCCGTCTTCCGTCCCGTGAAACGCGGCACCGAGCTGGGGGGCGACGTGATGGTCCTCGACGGAGTCGAGCCGGGCCAGACCGTCGTCACCGACGGCGCTTATCTCTTGAAAGCGGCGCTCCTGAAGAGGAAGAGCGGCGGGGACGCGCATGACCACTGA
- a CDS encoding sodium ion-translocating decarboxylase subunit beta yields the protein MIAVAFFLLWLAIKKEFEPLLLVPIGFGALMTNLPLNGLMALPASGAPGGLFHYLFQGVELEIFPPLIFLGLGALTDFGPLLANPKTFLLGGAAQFGVFGTFIVAGWLGFTPQEAGSIGIIGGADGPTSIYLTIKLAPHLLGAIAVSAYSYMALVPLIQPPIMRLLTTKKERMIRMEANFDVPKWLRISFPILCTVICALIVPAATSLIGLLMFGNLLRECGVTERLNRSAQNELINLITIVLGLSVGVTMDGNSFLRTATLKILVLGCIAFAFSTAAGVLLGKLMAVLPGTPVNPLIGAAGVSAVPMAARVAHNVGQEADPDNYLLMHAMGPNVAGVIGTAVAAGSLLALLK from the coding sequence ATGATCGCGGTCGCGTTCTTCCTGCTCTGGCTCGCGATCAAGAAGGAGTTCGAGCCGCTTCTCCTCGTCCCGATCGGTTTCGGGGCGCTCATGACGAACCTGCCCCTCAACGGCCTCATGGCCCTTCCCGCGAGCGGCGCGCCGGGCGGGCTCTTCCACTACCTCTTCCAGGGGGTCGAGCTCGAGATCTTCCCGCCCCTCATCTTCCTCGGCCTCGGCGCCCTGACCGACTTCGGGCCGCTCCTGGCGAACCCGAAGACGTTCCTCCTGGGCGGGGCGGCGCAGTTCGGCGTCTTCGGCACCTTCATCGTCGCCGGCTGGCTCGGCTTCACGCCCCAGGAGGCGGGGTCGATCGGGATCATCGGCGGGGCCGACGGGCCGACCTCGATCTACCTGACGATCAAGCTCGCGCCGCACCTCCTCGGGGCGATCGCCGTCTCGGCCTACTCGTATATGGCGCTCGTGCCGCTCATCCAGCCGCCGATCATGCGGCTCCTGACGACGAAGAAGGAGCGGATGATCCGGATGGAAGCGAACTTCGACGTTCCGAAGTGGCTCCGGATCTCCTTCCCGATCCTCTGCACCGTGATCTGCGCCCTCATCGTCCCGGCGGCGACGTCGCTCATCGGCCTCCTGATGTTCGGGAATCTCCTCCGCGAGTGCGGCGTCACCGAGCGGCTGAACCGCTCGGCGCAAAACGAGCTGATCAACCTCATCACGATCGTTCTCGGTCTCTCGGTCGGCGTGACGATGGACGGCAACAGCTTCCTGAGGACCGCCACCCTCAAGATCCTCGTCCTCGGCTGCATCGCGTTCGCCTTCTCGACGGCGGCGGGCGTCCTCCTCGGCAAGCTGATGGCCGTCCTCCCCGGGACGCCGGTCAATCCCCTCATCGGCGCGGCAGGCGTCTCGGCCGTCCCCATGGCCGCGCGCGTCGCCCACAACGTCGGCCAGGAGGCCGACCCCGACAACTACCTCCTGATGCACGCCATGGGGCCGAACGTGGCCGGCGTCATCGGTACGGCGGTCGCCGCTGGTAGTCTCCTCGCGCTCCTGAAGTAG